In a single window of the Tribolium castaneum strain GA2 chromosome 8, icTriCast1.1, whole genome shotgun sequence genome:
- the LOC135266988 gene encoding uncharacterized protein LOC135266988, translating to MVFHRGRPPLEQPPGLHFGSPPGLHPGSPQGSTPAALKGSTPAVPQGSTPTTLQGSSPAAPKALRIPPIFLHDAGTWHLVSQKVNFTKARSVSDQIRIQPATVADFRSFTRFMEAERIPFHTYTLPEERQNIDVSSAGKHMTHKCARRRARSLPSVPTVMAPTRPITEAVRSYPSCRKPPPPGQPPPPRSPPSRQQSPKRSPLSSQQPFPRSSLPRQTLPPPKEAPKDRSAASNGDL from the coding sequence ATGGTCTTCCATCGCGGCAGGCCGCCCCTCGAGCAACCCCCAGGACTCCATTTTGGCAGTCCCCCAGGCCTCCATCCCGGCAGCCCCCAGGGCTCCACCCCGGCAGCCCTCAAGGGCTCCACCCCGGCAGTACCCCAGGGCTCCACCCCGACAACTTTACAGGGCTCCAGCCCGGCAGCCCCCAAGGCCTTAAGGATTCCTCCCATATTTCTGCATGATGCAGGAACATGGCATTTGGTTTCCCAAAAGGTCAATTTTACCAAGGCGAGGAGCGTAAGCGACCAAATTCGTATACAGCCTGCTACTGTTGCTGATTTCAGGTCGTTTACGAGGTTTATGGAAGCCGAAAGGATTCCATTCCACACCTACACTCTCCCGGAAGAACGGCAGAACATCGATGTGTCAAGTGCGGGGAAGCACATGACACATAAGTGTGCACGAAGGAGAGCAAGGAGCCTCCCAAGTGTGCCAACTGTAATGGCCCCCACACGGCCAATTACAGAGGCTGTCCGCAGTTACCCAAGCTGCAGAAAACCGCCACCCCCAGGACAACCGCCCCCGCCAAGGTCGCCGCCTTCAAGGCAGCAGTCCCCAAAAAGATCGCCGCTCTCAAGTCAACAGCCGTTCCCAAGGTCGTCGCTCCCAAGGCAAACCCTACCGCCACCAAAGGAGGCACCAAAAGACCGCTCAGCAGCGTCAAACGGTGACCTTTAG